The Malaclemys terrapin pileata isolate rMalTer1 chromosome 5, rMalTer1.hap1, whole genome shotgun sequence genomic interval AGACTGATCATTTTCTtccagaggaatgaagttcttgGACACCCAATTCCTGTCCCTTCTTGCATGAATAATGTAGGCATCATAATCAAATTCTTCCTGTTGCCTGTCTATTTCTGTAAAACCAAGTACTCGATTTACTGACACGTTCCAGTAAAATGCTATCCTCCAGCCTTCAAAATGGATAAGAATAACAATAAAGAGGAGGAGCATTATCACAGTGGTGCTTATTATATACAGTAATTTAAAAGGAGCACTATCTTTGCAGGGTGAAATGTCAAAATGCATCACCAGATTACTATGATATTTAGGTGGTGTGTTGCAAAGGTAATGGGTATCTAATCCAGGTATGTTTGTTTGGGTCACATTAAGCCAACTAACAAACCAGGAGATACTTTCACAGGTGCAGTCAAATGGATTGGAATCCATCTCTAGTTCTTTCAGATTCTTGAAAGCTGTCCCAAACACTTTTTCTTCAACAGATGTTATAAGATTTTTCTGAAGGATCAATGAATTCAGAGATATCTGGTCATCAAACAAAGATGCTGGAAGCAAATTCAAATTATTTGATCCTAAATCCAGGCTTCTTAATTGAAACAATCCCTTGAAAACTTGTACTGGAATCTCATCCAAGCCATTAGACTTCAAATTAAGTATATGCAGGTTAagaagatcttttaaaaaaaagacagggcCACCCGGATTGGCATGTTTCCAAAGTCGAGCCAAATTATTATGTTGCAAATCCAGAATTTCAAGTTTGTGAAGTCCATCAAACAAATCATCTTTTACATTAGCTAGATTGTTGTTGCTGATATCCAGGATGGTTAGATTCCGTAGAGGGTGAAAAGGTGAAGGAGAGAGGTCCAGATTGCTACAAGCTACCTTCCGTAGCATCAGTTTTCTAAGGCTTGGAACAAAAGCAAATGATTCGCTTGTCAAAGTCAACTGTTTGTTGTAGGAAAGGTAGATATCCTCAATATTTTGCAGACCTTTAAACTCATGACCTGTGAGCATCTGGTTTATTTCATTGAGTCCCAAATCAAGAATTTTTAGGTGTCCCAACCAAGAAAATGCTCCACTTTCTATTTTTGTGATTCTACTTTTTGTAAGATTAAGAAACCGCAGAGTAGAATTATCAAGTGATGAAAACgttttattagttattatttgtaaGCCATTGGTCCAGTTACATAGACTCAAATATTTCAGATTGTCCAAGCCTGTGAACATATTAGGAGTAATTGCTTGAAAATTATTACTATCTATAAGAAGATACTCTAAATGGGTTAGCCAACGAAAGGAGAAATCATCAATTTTTCTGACATGTGACCGTCTCAGATTCAAATATTTGACATTGGACAATCCATACAATGAATGAGAAGATAAGTGATaaatcctattatcctctaggtttAAATTCTCTAAGTTTGAAAGCCAGGTAAAAGAGTCA includes:
- the TLR3 gene encoding toll-like receptor 3; the encoded protein is MRDSHPSWACLSYSLLTFSLLCVTAENQCKIRNQVADCSHLKLKQIPSDLPINITALDISHNQLNKLPPANLTKYSQLIYLDAGSNSLSKLQPELCQTLPLLKVLKLQHNQLHELTDNVFASCSSLTELNLGYNIIKIKSNPFKNLKNLNKLDVSHNRLLSTKLGSQQQLESLRELVLSENKITELKKEELDFLSKTSLNRLDLSSNPLKEFHTGCLHAIGNLYGLVLNNVELGENHTETLCLELSGTRIQNLSLSQVQLSYIYKSTFHGLQTTNITALNLSKNYLNMIDNDSFTWLSNLENLNLEDNRIYHLSSHSLYGLSNVKYLNLRRSHVRKIDDFSFRWLTHLEYLLIDSNNFQAITPNMFTGLDNLKYLSLCNWTNGLQIITNKTFSSLDNSTLRFLNLTKSRITKIESGAFSWLGHLKILDLGLNEINQMLTGHEFKGLQNIEDIYLSYNKQLTLTSESFAFVPSLRKLMLRKVACSNLDLSPSPFHPLRNLTILDISNNNLANVKDDLFDGLHKLEILDLQHNNLARLWKHANPGGPVFFLKDLLNLHILNLKSNGLDEIPVQVFKGLFQLRSLDLGSNNLNLLPASLFDDQISLNSLILQKNLITSVEEKVFGTAFKNLKELEMDSNPFDCTCESISWFVSWLNVTQTNIPGLDTHYLCNTPPKYHSNLVMHFDISPCKDSAPFKLLYIISTTVIMLLLFIVILIHFEGWRIAFYWNVSVNRVLGFTEIDRQQEEFDYDAYIIHARRDRNWVSKNFIPLEENDQSQIRFCLEERDFEAGISEFEATINSIKRSRKIIFVVTEHLLKDPWCKKFKVYHAVQQAIEQSRDSIILIFLHDIPDYKLNHALCLRRGMFKSRCILDWPAQKERVSAFHQQLKMALKSSSNMH